From the Vanessa cardui chromosome 18, ilVanCard2.1, whole genome shotgun sequence genome, one window contains:
- the LOC124537152 gene encoding nose resistant to fluoxetine protein 6-like, whose amino-acid sequence MIPIVLLVLFLKEGLAVIYSVNESEYLKMPPLFAMDDYGDCMLERGGTYCVSSFDLFSEGHSNLLRFIREYSAYEAKHFNHTRIHRAVCLTRSCKHYLDASNTTTDLEATLEGCINETIWEKYELQAKLAELHYCKRHEDKVTLDASDYVVAVIYILLIMFNVIGSFYDIILCDEDPKKGNQYLLAFSLRRNWAKLIAPGGRGPDLRMERLKLFNGIRAMTMVCIIFSHTALVMSFTYTKNPFYLEKAYDDPLKQLLFNGSLVTHTFFVMSSFLLAYNLQIHAEKQEIKWTKIPMAILLRWLRLTPTYALVIATISTWMRHIGDGPLWQMIVTSEANYCRQYWWANIFYFNNYIYSDDLCFPQGWYLAADTQLFCLGLICLVIIQRPCLRKIALLILFLVSLVITAAHTYFQDLEAVVIQSPESYRSIYVSDETFKLVYIRGHTNISTYTLGLAGGLLAYHWQKSEKDLTPYKKYRWAFWSLFPMGVSVILSGGFFYIDGFTPSTFMRVAYATLYKPIFQTIMVVFMIGTIFKFETVYRGIVEWRGFAWAGRVSYSAFLLHTMFQRSYVGSLTELLHMTDYYVVIILCASIFLSFLCGAGLWLLVEAPFAALSRALMSNNK is encoded by the exons ATGATTCCTATagttttattagttttgtttttaaaagaagGCTTGGCTGTTATTTATAGTGTTAATG AAAGCGAATACCTCAAGATGCCTCCACTGTTCGCGATGGACGACTACGGGGACTGTATGCTGGAGCGCGGGGGCACGTATTGTGTTTCTTCGTTCGACCTCTTCAGTGAGGGGCATTCGAATCTTCTGCGATTTATACGA GAATACTCAGCTTACGAAGCGAAACATTTCAACCATACCCGAATACACAGAGCGGTTTGTCTCACACGTTCTTGTAAGCATTATCTCGATGCATCAAATACAACAACGGATCTAGAAGCGACCCTTGAAGGATGCATCAACGAAACTATATGGGAGAAATATGAATTACAGGCAAAGTTGGCAGAATTACATTACTGTAAGCGACATGAAGATAAAGTGACTTTGGACGCGAGCGATTATGTCGTAGCAGTTATTTACATCCTATTGATAATGTTCAACGTTATCGGAAGTTTTTACGATATAATTTTATGTGATGAAGATCCAAAGAAGg GGAATCAATATTTGTTAGCGTTTTCGTTACGAAGGAACTGGGCTAAGCTCATAGCTCCGGGAGGCAGAGGACCGGATCTGAGAATGGAAAgactgaaattatttaatggGATAAG AGCAATGACAATGGTTTGTATTATATTCTCCCATACCGCACTGGTGATGTCATTCACGTACACAAAAAATCCGTTTTATTTGGAAAAG GCATACGACGATCCTCTAAAGCAATTACTTTTCAACGGAAGCCTTGTTACACACACGTTTTTTGTGATGTCGAGTTTTCTACTGGCTTACAATCTGCAAATACACGCTGAGAAGCAGGAAATAAAATGGACAAAGATTCCAATGGCAATCTTATTACGTTGGCTCAG GCTGACCCCAACATATGCTCTTGTAATAGCGACTATAAGCACGTGGATGCGTCACATCGGCGATGGCCCGCTCTGGCAAATGATTGTCACCAGCGAGGCCAACTATTGTCGCCAGTATTGGTGGGCCAACATATTTTACttcaacaattatatatatagtgacgACTTATGTTTTCCCCAAGGATG GTACTTGGCAGCGGACACACAGCTATTCTGCCTTGGTTTGATTTGTTTAGTGATCATCCAACGACCTTGCCTCAGGAAAATAGCTCTCCTGATATTATTCTTGGTGTCACTGGTCATCACTGCAGCTCATACTTACTTCCAAGACTTAGAAGCCGTCGTTATACAGTCACCTGA ATCCTATCGTAGCATCTACGTTAGCGATGAAACGTTTAAGCTCGTGTACATAAGGGGCCATACTAACATCTCCACTTACACTTTGGGTCTCGCAGGTGGACTCCTGGCGTACCATTGGCAGAAAAGTGAAAAAGATTTGACTCCATATAAG AAATATCGTTGGGCGTTTTGGTCGCTGTTTCCGATGGGCGTTTCTGTGATACTTTCCGGGGGCTTCTTCTATATAGATGGGTTCACGCCCTCCACGTTTATGAGGGTTGCTTACGCTACACTGTACAAGCCCATCTTTCAGACTATTATGGTGGTGTTCATGATTGGTACCATCTTTAAATTCGAAA CCGTCTACCGCGGTATAGTGGAGTGGCGCGGTTTCGCGTGGGCTGGTCGGGTCTCCTACAGCGCGTTCCTTCTGCACACAATGTTTCAACGGTCATACGTTGGATCTCTGACTGAACTATTGCACATGACTGATTATTACGTG GTGATAATACTTTGTGCATCAATTTTTCTCTCGTTCCTGTGCGGGGCGGGGCTGTGGCTGCTGGTGGAGGCGCCCTTCGCGGCTCTATCGCGCGCTTTAATgagcaataataaataa